The following are from one region of the Phycisphaerae bacterium genome:
- a CDS encoding DUF3795 domain-containing protein: protein EVGCEGCWGGIHNALAASLECRIRQCADGKGFATCAECGDFPCVVYLKQFQEGSRCERNIRAIQAAGLDQWIDRQVKEREP, encoded by the coding sequence GGAAGTGGGATGCGAGGGCTGCTGGGGCGGTATTCACAACGCATTGGCGGCGTCCCTGGAATGCCGGATACGACAGTGTGCGGACGGCAAAGGCTTCGCCACCTGCGCCGAGTGCGGCGATTTCCCCTGCGTCGTGTATCTGAAGCAGTTTCAGGAAGGCAGTCGATGTGAGCGGAACATCAGAGCCATCCAGGCCGCCGGTCTGGACCAATGGATCGACCGGCAAGTGAAGGAAAGAGAGCCATGA